The DNA sequence TGTCGATGCCCGGGTGGTGGTGGCCTAACATCGCCCCAGCGACGCATAGAGCCACCGAGCGAGTGTGGAGCGAATTGTGTTCAAATACAGTTGCGATCAAAATGCTTGGCGACTTTGCAGCTTGTAGGGCAGTTCACTTCAAACAAAACTCCGGCCGCTGCGCATGCGCCAGTGTTTCCCTTTTATGGCAGCGTACAGTTTCCTCTTGTCTGGCGTCATCGGAGGCGGGGCCAGGGGGGATTTGCGACACCGTGATTGGTAGAGAGCCACCTCATTATCATACGGTTTTCCCGGGAAATTAAACCAATGGGGAGGTCCAAAACActgatagatagagagatagatagatagatactgtAGATCGACAGAGagagtgatagatagatagacagttatgccccccccccaacacacacacactcagagttaAAGTGCTACATAAAGTTTGGAAATGATAAggtatatatagatagatagatagatagatcatcATTCATCATCAATTACTCATAGGAAGTCAAAGATAGAggatgttaaattaaattaattaaatttaaaacgAAACAAAAGAtgactgaaatgttgaaataatagCATAAAATTAAAACCTGGAGATGATTGAGccattaaaataattataaaatttaataaataaatgtgcaaggGGCTATTATATGCAGGTAGAAGTAGATACAGTTTTCTGGCATGAGAGCTTTTATATCTAATATACTTGTTGAGAAGAGAAAATTGTCTATTTAAGTTTGAGATGAtcttatgatgatgatgataatggtCTTGTGAACAAGACATGCAATATGCTTGTCATGGGCAAAACGATTTCAAGTCTGTCAGGAATATGGTTTTCCTGTTCTTGTTTTACTTCCTGGTTTTTCTGCCTGTGTGGGgttttctgcttgtgtgtgctgTAGGCTGGGAGTGGCTTGCTGTTAACTCTCCTGCCAGTCTCACTGAGCTGCAAATCCTTGTTAACCCATATAAACACTTGAACCAACATCTCTGGTTTTAGTTTACTTTGCTTGTCTGCCTGAAACAAACTTCTGTTGTCTTTTATCTGTGCTTATGATCCCCTTCCCATCAACTGGATTTAGACTCTAAATAATGAGCAGTTTGAAGCATCTTCACTGTCACTTGAGAGTCCATCCACACTTCACAAATCTTAACTAGGAAGTGACACAGCAGCGCATGCTTCAgttaaggcccaacagtccccttaaattaaatcaagattCCTCAAATTTCACACATATAGTATGCATCATCTTGCTGAAtgtaacttttttcttttttcatcaagatccatgaattatcccTGTGGGGAAATGGTGAAAGTTATGAAAAGCAAAATGCAATCACACAATTTtacagaaagtgagaaaaaagaTCCAGGAGCCACCCCCCTGATCCGCATCCTTCCAAAATCAGTCCAGTAATTTCCAAGGTGTAGGTTACACCTTTTAAAGAATCACCAGCTCTCGTCATGGCGTCCACAAGATTAAAGGCCCTTATGAATGTGACGTTTTCTCTCATCAACTGTGAATGTTACGAAATGAATCAGCATGTTAAGGCTTTGAGGCCtgtcaaaatttaaaatatgaaccTGTTTTACTGTGATGTTTACATATATTTTGAATTTACAGACTTTGAAAACATCTGCTGACATCTAAAACATCTGCTGACATCTAAAAAGATCTGCTGACATCATGTGCTATACACTGGATCACAGGGTTGAGGCGAGGATACTCCTGACTATGACAACACAAGTTCCTCCTCGATGGCCATTTATAAGAATAAGCTGATTTCCCAAATGCAGCGCCGCAAAATGGTATAACCGGCCTTAAATACCCTTGACAATCTAAAAGAAATCACTGAGCGAATCATTCAAAAGTTTGTCAACGAGACACAAATTAGCAAATAATTTATACTGTCAGAGTtcaataaatatacatttctcCAAAACCCTACAGAGACaaagcctttttaaaaaaatgtttgtttgattggGGACTCATTTCTTCTGGTTGATTCACCAGCCTGTCCCCAACATGTTATATCGTAACACAAATGAGAAAGAATCATAGCATGCAATAAATACCTCTACAATTAGTTAAGTTGTAGTGGGCAGTCCACTAACCATAGGGTCAATGTttcaatcccagtctcccccattcTGTGCggcgaagtgtccttgggcaaggtaCTGAGCCCCATTTACCCATGACAGTTTGTGACTGATGTGCgaaagagaaagtgctgcacatatatGCACTGCGTGAATGGGTAAATGGCAAAACTTTAATGGAAAGTGCTTTGAggggtcatcaagactagaaatgTGTTATATACAGATAATTGCAAGCTTAAGCTTTGATCCACTCAAATTAAGACTTCCGCCTAACAGTTCTCTGATGGAATAACTAAAATGGTagcaacacaaagtaaaacagtGAAGGAATCAAAACTGAAACAACAGTTTGACACAGGTTGACACTGGGGTTACATGAATGAAtcaagcatttggtgtttcagTGGTGCACTTATAACAAATGGGTGTATTTCATGTGGGCTAAGTCATAGGGTTTTGTATGAGCTCTCAAAGTGGGATTTCCTTCAGTTATTACTGTTCACAGTGCTTTGTACGAGACCAAAGCCACTTCCAGCCAGATATGTGTTCGGCTGACCGTTGTTTCATGGTCATGATGATAAAATGTAGCACTGGACTGAACGGATTTTGTTTCATTCTCGTGGAAAATAGCATGTGACCTTTTCTCTCCAGTTAGAGTCAACACGTTCCTTCCCTCCTGCCACAGTGGTTTCGTTTCCTGAGTAATGATAAGTAGTCAAGAATCTTAATCACAAAAGAATCAACACCAGCACTTCCGGTTAGTGCTTTCAAAATACATTCACTGCAGTGATGTCCACAGCGACCCTCAATATACACAACTCATAATCCCTCATTCCAGACTATGGCATAAAAACTAGACTATGACATTTTTAACACTTATTATAATCCTCATAAACCAGTTAACTTCCACATTCGATCCATGAGACAAATCATTTGTTTGAGCATTATGCAATGAAAAACATAAATGGATCAAAATAATACCAATAATAATTGTTCACTTTTATTAAAATACGCGTGgtgtatttttgtgaatttaatAGGACTTTAAACTTTCTTTATGAATGCAGACACCCCatcaaagaaatataaaagttttaatttctgATTCACAATTTAAGAGAATTTACTAAGATATTGATCATATTAGGACACAAGGTCCCCCACCTCTCAAGTCTCAACACCTTTACTCATTCGACCATTAAGGACCACTTTTAAATATTACAGTCAATGAATTTGCCACAGATATGTGGAAAAGTGTTGATGTCAGGTCAGTGCACCAAACTTCATTTACCCAGATATTCCTATATATTGAATAAGAGACATTAATTTGTAGacaaaaatatttcacattccAAATGATCACATTGATTCCTGAAAAATTAAAGTTCAAATATTATTCACTGCCATAACATGAGCATGACAAGTAGTAAAGAAGagataaattactttttaattcaGAAAATGTTATTTGCGAACGTTTCTAACATGAACATCGCCTGGTAGCCTGCACGTTGGGTTTCTTCTTTGCAGAGTAgacgtgcttttatttttacgGGGTTTCCTGTGGTGTTCTCGGTGCCTGTCTCTTAAACCTTGACACTCTTGCTCGTACAGCTCAGTTGCttcacagtgtcagtgtcacAAGTTCAGCAGGAATCTTCGGTCCGTCAGTCCGTCAGCACCTGTCACCATGAACAGAGCAGTTGTTTTCGTGTTTGTCGCCTGCTGTGCGCTCTCAGGTAAGACATTGTTTTTTATCAACATTTCACTTCAGGCATTGTGCAAAAGTTAGAAATGCTCCAGGACCTCGCTATGTGTAGTTAATAAAACGTTTATTTCACCTCAAAACCTGGACCCTCGCAGTGATATAATGCTGCATTCATGCTCGAATTGCTCCGGTTTAAATGGGGTTATCAAAAAGTCTATTGCTTGTATAAATGAGGTGTGACGTGGTTTTATGAGACCTGAATGCGACTTCCTGGATTGTTTAGGGAAGAGACATGTCCGCACTCTTTCTGTGGAGTTACAGGTCTGAGTCACATGTCtgcttacttttttttttgtttttgagagagagagagagagagagagagagagagagagagagagagagagagagagagagagagagagagaggcaggccAGGATGAATCTGTAACTTTCTTTGAATCCTAACACCAGAGTTGGGTTATTCACGTGCAATTAAGTGAAATGAATGACGCTAAAATAAGTCCTATGTTATAATCAAGTGCTATTATTCTGAATGTGCGCTCACTGTGGTTGGCTGTTTACTTAATGTTGACCTTACAAATGGGTAATGAAACTGCAGATAAGGTTTGTACTGAAAAAAAACCCAACAGTGTCATAAATGTGCGGCAGAGTGTACTAACATAGATATGGCAGCATCAGCTGGCGTTAACATGAACTGCAGTCAGGTAAAACTAGGTCAGACTGGTAATTTGACTGTTTGACAGATGGAGTTGCTCGTAGTTCAAACATCAGCCGTTTTTGTCAACAAACATTGAAGATTTACTTTACAAGGACTAATGCTATATTAACAATGGATTGTGTACCTCATATGAAAAGGTTCAATTGTATCGACAAACTCTGCCGTTCCACTTTGTTATTTTGTCTCTCAGCTTGTTTTAGCTAATTTCTCTGGTTTAAAAGCCCAGAAACGTTTATGCAAGAAAGCTTCAATGAACCCACTCTATGGTAACTGCCCCGCACCAAGCAGCAGATAGACAATGACTATCACCAGTTTGTGAAGAACATCTGGCAAATGAAGAAGCAAGTGATGTTATTCATAAGTTGGTAGAGATCGAAATAaggataaaagtaaaaaatacgGACTAACATTCGTCATGTGGAACAACTCCAAAATGATTTTCTAAAACTAACCATAACGTTACCATAACATCTCTTAAGCCGACACTCTGCCAGATGTATTATTTTTTCCACTGTTTTAGTTTCCAAAAATACCTCAACCTTACTATggaaagtgccttgagataatgtatgatAATTCGGttatatacaaattaaactaaattgtATTGATCAATTTATTCAAGAAGATCATTAAGTTGGGAggtgctatatatatatatatatatatatgtgtacatTTAAATGGATTTGTTTCATTCTCCCTGTCATTTGGATTTAAGCACTGTCATTGGCTCAAGATGAACAGCCATCCCATCCTTCTGGAACTGTGATCCCTGCAAAGGAATTTACAGAAATTTccccaaccacaaccaccaccccCAAGACTACAGCCACCACCGCCAAGACTACAACCACCACCGCCAAGACTACAACCACGACCCCGAAGACAACCACCACCACTGCCAAGACTACAACCACCACCCCGAagacaaccaccaccaccaccgccaagACTACAACCACCACCGCCAAGACTACAACCACCACCCCGaaaacaaccaccaccaccactgccaAGACTACAACCACCACCGCCAAGACTACAACCACCGCCAAGActacagctcctcctcctgaacctACTCCCTCTACCAACTTGACTGCAGGAAACTACAGCCTAAAGACCGACAAAAACGTGACTTGCCTGATGGCTCATATGTCATTGCAGATCCGAGTGGCAAGACCAAAGGTACGTTTCATTTGTCACAACTACAATGCCAACAACCATAGTCCAAAAAGGTCAAGCCAATGTTGTGGCAGATTTTAATCAAAAAAATCCTTAAACGTATTATCATGCCATTTAGGAGTCGTTGACTCAGCTTTTAGCAATGCATGTTTTGATTTCCTCCTTGTGGTGGGTAATAATGGAAAGAGTAATTGTCTCATCTTCTTGTCGCAAGACATTTCCGTAACAAGGTGGTCATCTAActgatttctctctatttgtctCTCAGCTCAATGGAACCTTCATTGTTCAGCCAAAGAAGACCAAAGCTGCCGGATTTTGTAAGGGAACCACGGCCAACCTTACCCTTGAATTCAAGGAGGGCTACATCACCTTCATGTTCAACAAGGTAATTTCCAGGATTTGGCAAAAATACGTCATCATAATGTTGTTTTAAGCGAGGCAATGAGGTCAGCCCTTGATTTAACTAAACGCCTAACTTATCTTTGACCTACTACGATTTGACATTTAAATAGAGCAATTAAATAGTGCAACATCAGCAGAATTGATCCATTTGGTCTTTTGACGAATAACAAAATAGCTTAACTTGAAACTTTGTGGAGGAAGtggaatcagaaacaactgtaaAAAAGGGAACTATGGTTGACAGGAATGTTCAAAGAACACATGACATGTGACAATGAACAATGCGGGTGTGATTCATTTTGCGGTTTTCTGCATGACGGTCCAGAATAACAGGTTTGAATGTGATAGGTACTTGGCAAAGTATTTCTTCACAGTGCCAGTGTCAAACTCATTGTAGAAGCCAAGTAAAACTATATCAAGAAATATTTGTCTCTCATACAGTAACCCGGCTAGTGCAGTAAGTAAAGTAAGTCAACTATGGGTTAGGGTTGTaaagtatttttactgaatATTAATTCATTGTCATATTGTGATAATCATCATGTTCCATTATTGTGAGTTATTTTCTTGATTGATCAtcaaatgtacaaaatatacaaaaggTCAAAATTTTGCAAAAATATTCTGCAATATATTggactttaaaaaaatacattgctGGAAAATGTATAAACAATGACACCATCAATTTCCCATTCCACAATTTATTGATATCAGAATTTTTCCAACTCCATTTGCCCTGACCAGGATTGGTCTTAAGTGTTTGGATAACATATAGCCAAATTACATGGTCTTGGAAAAGAGATTCATGTAGTTATATTAGAAACCTGAGAATAATGAATGTAATTACCTTTGTCATCTTTTTGTGACATATTAAACTTAGTAGCTTTAATAGCATTAAAAAACATCTACTTGAAAGCAAACAATTTCTTGACATTGTTAGCTTCTTGATGCTTGTCCTTTCAGCTTtcagtttaaaaatgtaataaataattgaaaaatatTCAGCGAAATTCATGGCCATTTCACTGTCAACAATCACAGCACAGTTAAGGGAAGCAGATCATCACCTAAATAGGGTAGAACTCATATAACCTTTACACATTGTACCTGTGCTGCCAAATTCCCTTTTTCAAAAAGCAATTTCTCAATGGCGCGCAATGAATCAGAGGCTGATTCCGATGGAGGCTGCGTTCAAAGACCAAGTAGAGCAGTCTCTGTTGCTGAGTTACCTCAAATTCCAGCGCCATACGTTGACTTAACAGATGTATCTATCGTTTTTGATCCATTAAGGATTCAATCGAACATTCTGGCTATCAGTGTAGCATCCAGGACAATGTAGCCTGCTAACATTCTCAATCATGCTCATTGTTCATTGAAATTGAAACCAATGTCTCACATAAATTCTGTCCTACTCTCTTATATTTCCTCAGAGCTCTGCCAACAATACTGCCTATGTGAATTATCTGTCTTTCGACATCTCCTACCCCTTCAGCAAAGGAGGTAAGTTGTGTTGTATATCAGTCTCTGCATGTGTTTTACTGCCTTTTACTGATTAAACTTTCGACTCTGCGAAATGGGTCACTGCATGTGCACTGATATTTCAGCCGCAGGTGGATGTTGTGGAAGACTGGCAAAGATTAGCAGAGACAAGAAGCATTAAAGAGGGAACAACTTCCTTGTTTGGGTGTTTCTTCTGCTTTGTGTAGAAATTATCTGGGGAGTTACTGGAAAGTGTGTTGGTGGTAACAACCGACCTACTTTTAGTGCAATGCAGTCTAACAAGTTTGTGTCCATATCTGATcatcattatttgtttttaagatCATGGCATGATGTCCTGGAAGCACCTGAGCTTTGTTTTTACGTGTGTTGTATTAATAAATGTGACTTGACTTTGCTTTGTTTGACTGTTGCAGCTTTGGACCGGTACCAGGCCAAGAACAACTCAGTGAGTCTCTTCTCCGCAAAGGTTGGACACTCCTACTCCTGCAAGGCTGAATCAATTTACATGGGGAACGGACTGTACCTGGTAGTCGATGAGGACCGGCTGCAGGCCTTCAATCTGACCGAGGCCAATGAGTTTGGCGCCAGTAAGTGTCTTCATATACAAGAATCAATAACGAAGAATTTCTTTCTAAATGAGAGTTTCTCATTAATACATGTAGCTTTACATTAAACGCTTGTTAGATccattaaaagaagaaaaacagtaCTGCTTGTACAATGTTACATAATATCACAATACGAAAGTACTCTGCTACAAGAAGTGAAGCAAATTGATTTTCACCTGATTGGATTTTAGTTTGGCAAAAAGAATGTATTttcaaacatgtatgaaaataaaaatgtaattgtttcattttaaatagtCACAGACATACATACTGTAGTAAAATATGCTTTGTGAACGTTTCAAATGGTGCAGGTGATTAATTACATTGATTTACTGAACTTTTACATAACTGGTCACGTGAAAAAATGTTCTTTTGTTTCCAGCTGATTTCTGCCGTGCGGACCAGCCTGATTACAGTGTTGCGATCGGCGTGGGAGTGACCTTGCTGGTGCTCATTATCATCGTGGTGGTGGCGTATATCCTGAGCCGCAGGAAGAGGGCCGATGGCTACCAGTCTCTGTGAGGTGGGGAGGGTCAGAGTGAGAAGAGGTCCCCCAGAGGGGATGCATGTTATAAATTAGTCAGGCTATGGGGTTCTTTCTCAGGGGCTGAAGCACTGAAAACGAACCTGTCCTGTCCTTTAATGCCTTTGTTTAACTATTTTACTATTCTGTACTGTCAATTATCTACAGTGCAAGTCCCTGTAGTGAGCCACCTTAAAGAGCTTCAGTATACAATCAATTAATACGTTGACTTATTTATAAAGCTGTTATAAATGAATTAATCGGAGTAACACTTAGAAGTTGTATCTAAGtccaaagttaaaaagaaataagaatAGAAAATCACTAAATTTTCTTATTAGTCATTCAATTCAAGAAAGGCATTAAAATATCTAATTTACGTATATGTTGGTCTTTCAAATTCTGTCTCACTTTTTATTAATATTCTGCTTCAACGTGTAGATTTGTTATCTATCCAATTTGAGGTGTTTCAGCAGAGTCTGacccacagagcagcagagataGCTCTGATTGACCAGACTCATGCCAACACATAACCTGGCCTTGGACTTTAGATTGAAATGTGAGTTGACACCCTGTGTTATAACTTTCAACATTCATTTAAATCCCTAGAGCGTTATTAGTTGATAGTATAAGCAGACATGCAAGCAtatcaaataacaaaaagtaacataaaaaacaaattggttatttcattttgaaaatcatgtattaaatcatttttaaagtgacaagaaaacaaaacaggacagTATATGTTTGCTACTTTGAGATTATTAATTCACAGTTTACTActaatttgattaattaaaaGCTTTTACTGTTTCTATTCCAGTGGGACACTTCAGACTACTTACCTATGGATAAGCCAATACAAAACTTTTGATCTCAACATGCCAGTAGACA is a window from the Limanda limanda chromosome 22, fLimLim1.1, whole genome shotgun sequence genome containing:
- the cd68 gene encoding macrosialin, with translation MNRAVVFVFVACCALSALSLAQDEQPSHPSGTVIPAKEFTEISPTTTTTPKTTATTAKTTTTTAKTTTTTPKTTTTTAKTTTTTPKTTTTTTAKTTTTTAKTTTTTPKTTTTTTAKTTTTTAKTTTTAKTTAPPPEPTPSTNLTAGNYSLKTDKNVTCLMAHMSLQIRVARPKLNGTFIVQPKKTKAAGFCKGTTANLTLEFKEGYITFMFNKSSANNTAYVNYLSFDISYPFSKGALDRYQAKNNSVSLFSAKVGHSYSCKAESIYMGNGLYLVVDEDRLQAFNLTEANEFGATDFCRADQPDYSVAIGVGVTLLVLIIIVVVAYILSRRKRADGYQSL